In Geopsychrobacter electrodiphilus DSM 16401, a single window of DNA contains:
- a CDS encoding sterol desaturase family protein encodes MRRLTNATLDNILKMSQTPANYWGEFILDIPVGIFLIYEGSQNADSHPVQVIVTILIGLFLFSFIEYFFHRWLFHGSMRIMVEGHSEHHANPLGYSGLPFFLPALVLMGLVGVFMLLLPMNYSFLLVGTIALGYVAYGLSHFIIHHFRFRPGLARRWAANHHIHHFHPETNFGVTTPLWDIVFKTLYVRK; translated from the coding sequence ATGCGGCGACTGACCAATGCCACGCTGGACAACATTTTAAAGATGTCACAGACACCAGCTAATTACTGGGGTGAATTTATTCTCGATATCCCCGTTGGGATTTTTCTGATCTATGAAGGTTCACAAAATGCCGACAGTCATCCGGTACAAGTCATTGTGACCATCTTGATCGGGTTATTTTTGTTCAGCTTTATCGAGTATTTCTTCCACCGTTGGCTGTTTCATGGCTCGATGCGCATCATGGTGGAGGGACATAGTGAACACCACGCGAACCCGTTAGGTTATTCCGGACTACCATTCTTCCTGCCGGCTCTGGTGTTGATGGGACTGGTAGGGGTCTTTATGTTGCTGCTGCCAATGAACTACTCGTTCCTGTTGGTGGGGACCATAGCCTTGGGCTACGTCGCCTACGGACTCAGCCACTTCATCATTCATCACTTCCGTTTTCGGCCTGGTCTGGCTCGACGCTGGGCGGCCAATCATCATATTCATCACTTCCACCCCGAGACAAACTTTGGCGTGACAACTCCGCTATGGGATATCGTGTTCAAGACACTGTATGTGCGTAAATAA
- a CDS encoding ABC transporter permease — protein MKWLKLIQVALHSIARNKMRSLLTMLGIIIGVGSVIALVALGEGSSKDIEAQVATLGTNLLMVRSGSSRVGGARGGAGSLDTLTMADVSRLRTNASLLQGVSPEIRVTAQVVASNRNWNTTAIGVAPEYLSIRNYQVKSGDSFGEREVRTRAKVALIGTTLVRELFAGADPIGASIRIRNVPFKVIGVLASKGQSAFGSDQDDIILAPSTTILYRLSDGKTVRSIVASATSPETMEAAKEQIGQILREDHRIPSGGIDDFHINDQSEINQMATRITGTLTLLLSAIAAVSLLVGGIGIMNIMLVSVTERTREIGIRLAIGARPRDILAQFLIEAAILSLLGGIIGIAGGLGTAWGVGSMLGISSVINPSVIVVAVLFTGAVGIFFGFYPARKAANLNPIDALRYE, from the coding sequence ATGAAATGGCTCAAACTCATCCAGGTGGCATTGCACAGCATCGCGCGCAATAAGATGCGCTCTCTGCTGACCATGCTCGGAATCATTATCGGGGTCGGTTCGGTGATCGCTTTGGTCGCTCTGGGAGAAGGTTCGTCCAAGGATATTGAGGCCCAGGTCGCGACCCTCGGCACCAACCTGTTGATGGTCCGCTCCGGCAGTAGCCGAGTTGGCGGGGCCCGTGGCGGAGCCGGCAGCCTTGATACCCTCACCATGGCCGACGTCTCGCGCCTGCGCACCAACGCCAGCCTGCTGCAGGGGGTCTCACCTGAGATCCGCGTCACTGCCCAGGTGGTAGCCAGTAACCGCAACTGGAACACCACCGCCATCGGCGTCGCCCCCGAGTATCTGTCGATCCGCAATTACCAGGTAAAAAGCGGCGACAGCTTCGGCGAACGCGAAGTGCGGACTCGGGCCAAGGTGGCGCTGATCGGGACAACCCTGGTGCGCGAACTGTTCGCCGGCGCAGACCCTATCGGCGCCTCAATCCGCATCCGCAACGTGCCGTTTAAAGTGATCGGGGTGCTGGCGAGCAAAGGACAGTCCGCCTTCGGCAGCGATCAGGACGATATCATTCTCGCCCCATCGACCACGATTCTCTATCGCCTCAGCGACGGCAAGACGGTGCGCTCCATCGTGGCCAGTGCCACCAGTCCCGAAACCATGGAGGCTGCCAAAGAGCAGATCGGCCAGATCCTGCGCGAAGACCATCGCATCCCGTCTGGTGGCATCGATGACTTTCATATCAACGATCAGAGCGAAATCAACCAGATGGCAACCCGCATCACCGGCACATTAACCCTGCTGCTCTCGGCCATCGCGGCGGTGTCACTGCTGGTGGGGGGGATAGGTATCATGAATATCATGCTGGTTTCGGTGACCGAGCGCACCCGCGAGATCGGCATCCGGCTCGCCATTGGCGCCCGCCCGCGCGATATCCTCGCCCAGTTCCTGATCGAGGCGGCGATTCTCAGTCTGCTGGGCGGGATCATCGGAATTGCAGGAGGGCTGGGGACCGCCTGGGGGGTCGGCAGCATGCTCGGCATCAGCAGCGTCATCAACCCGAGCGTGATCGTGGTCGCGGTGCTGTTTACCGGTGCCGTCGGGATTTTCTTCGGTTTTTATCCCGCCCGCAAGGCGGCCAACCTTAACCCGATCGACGCTTTACGCTATGAATAG
- a CDS encoding response regulator gives MNSILVVDDDQELRENLQEVLAGDKYEVTLAKNGTEALEIVKDKDFDLMLLDLIMPGLSGMETLMLLHRQKPQIRVVLMTAFSTVENAVEAMRRGADDYLTKPFKSADLLTTLRRVLEEAKFKACQMTLNMDGTFNSLANPIRRQILQLLVANARLRFMDVTRGLGIDDHTKVNFHLKVLKENGLIDQDDQRFYCLTTEGEKVSQCMNFVINNLTS, from the coding sequence ATGAACAGCATACTCGTTGTAGATGACGATCAAGAGTTGCGCGAAAACCTGCAAGAGGTTCTTGCAGGTGATAAATATGAAGTTACTCTCGCAAAGAATGGCACCGAGGCGCTTGAGATCGTAAAGGACAAGGATTTTGATCTCATGTTGCTGGATCTGATTATGCCCGGCCTCAGTGGGATGGAAACTCTCATGTTGCTGCATCGACAAAAGCCGCAGATCAGGGTGGTGCTGATGACAGCCTTTTCGACCGTTGAGAATGCCGTTGAGGCGATGCGCCGAGGAGCCGATGATTATCTGACCAAGCCCTTCAAGTCGGCTGACCTTTTGACAACCTTGAGGCGAGTCCTCGAAGAGGCAAAATTCAAAGCCTGCCAGATGACCCTGAATATGGACGGGACTTTCAACTCCCTCGCCAACCCAATTCGCAGGCAAATTTTGCAATTGCTTGTTGCCAATGCCAGACTCCGCTTCATGGACGTGACCCGGGGGCTGGGTATCGACGACCACACCAAGGTTAATTTTCATTTAAAAGTGCTTAAAGAAAACGGTTTGATTGATCAGGATGATCAGCGGTTTTACTGTCTGACGACCGAAGGTGAAAAGGTGTCACAGTGCATGAATTTTGTGATTAACAACCTGACGAGTTGA
- a CDS encoding nitroreductase family protein — protein sequence MLNILRQRRSVRDFTNAPIRPDTLETLREAILRAPTSRNNRPWQFIFVEEKALIEQLAVSKAHGTRFMQSAQLALVIVADPAASDVWVEDCAIAGITAQYAAESLGLKSCWGQLRLRAHDESCSAGEYVRKLLKIPAGLEVPIIIGFGYPVETPKGHEFDALPWDKLHHNRFGG from the coding sequence ATGCTCAATATTTTACGTCAGCGCCGCAGTGTCCGTGACTTTACCAACGCTCCCATTAGGCCAGATACCCTCGAAACCCTGCGTGAAGCGATTTTGCGTGCGCCAACCTCCCGCAACAACCGTCCCTGGCAGTTCATCTTCGTCGAAGAGAAGGCGTTGATCGAACAACTGGCCGTGAGCAAGGCACACGGTACGCGTTTCATGCAGTCGGCTCAACTGGCGCTGGTGATCGTTGCCGATCCGGCGGCGAGCGATGTCTGGGTCGAGGATTGTGCGATTGCCGGAATCACCGCACAGTACGCGGCGGAGAGCCTGGGGTTGAAAAGCTGCTGGGGACAGTTACGTTTGCGCGCCCACGATGAGAGCTGCTCGGCGGGAGAGTATGTGCGGAAGTTGTTGAAGATTCCCGCCGGATTAGAGGTGCCGATCATCATCGGGTTTGGTTATCCTGTCGAAACGCCGAAGGGGCATGAGTTTGATGCGCTGCCCTGGGATAAATTGCATCATAACCGCTTCGGCGGCTGA
- a CDS encoding ABC transporter ATP-binding protein: MSAVCLQVRDLTKVFDLGQVQVHALRGVTLQIEQGEFVAVMGTSGSGKSTLMNILGCLDRPTGGDYQLEGVAVGTLPPNALANIRNEKIGFVFQGFNLLARTTALENVELPLLYDRRHRIENPHESARLALTRVGLGDRLDHVPNQLSGGQQQRVAIARALVTRPAIILADEPTGNLDSHTTLEVLKVFQQLNAEGMTIVLVTHETEVASYCSRIIELRDGQVRRDQAVAAPRDAATDLEARQQEQPA; encoded by the coding sequence ATGAGCGCCGTCTGCCTTCAGGTACGTGATCTGACCAAGGTCTTCGATCTGGGTCAAGTCCAGGTTCATGCCCTGCGCGGGGTGACGCTGCAGATTGAGCAAGGGGAGTTTGTCGCCGTGATGGGCACCTCGGGGAGTGGCAAGTCGACGCTGATGAACATTCTGGGTTGTCTCGACCGACCGACGGGCGGTGACTATCAGCTCGAGGGGGTTGCGGTCGGCACGCTGCCACCCAACGCGCTGGCCAACATCCGCAACGAGAAGATCGGCTTTGTGTTTCAGGGGTTCAACCTGCTGGCCCGCACCACGGCCCTTGAGAACGTTGAACTTCCGCTGCTTTATGATCGCCGCCACCGCATCGAGAATCCCCACGAAAGTGCCCGCCTGGCCCTGACGCGCGTCGGCCTGGGTGATCGCCTCGATCATGTCCCCAACCAGCTCAGTGGCGGTCAACAGCAGCGCGTCGCTATCGCCCGCGCGCTGGTCACGCGGCCGGCCATCATCCTGGCCGATGAACCGACCGGCAACCTGGACAGCCACACCACCCTCGAAGTGCTGAAGGTCTTTCAGCAGCTCAACGCCGAGGGGATGACGATTGTGCTGGTCACCCACGAGACCGAGGTCGCGAGCTACTGCAGCCGGATTATCGAACTGCGTGACGGCCAGGTGCGACGTGACCAGGCAGTAGCCGCGCCACGCGATGCAGCAACCGATCTGGAAGCAAGGCAGCAGGAGCAGCCGGCATGA
- a CDS encoding sensor histidine kinase, with amino-acid sequence MIAETGFFVLYLFYGLVFFTIGSAITSRDLRLSDLKVARVLWIFALFAYAHGLSEWLELFLGMNYAHFQGAYSLDWELAKLLLLGLSYGLLLWFGLALLLLNKITRTIGAILIALVVVLAVGPIINLSLYGDLFQYELYVRNFIALPGAAIAGYGFVRYAATVESLSRHGARNLKLAGFAIMLYGVFAGAFPSGANVFGAPIEIYRAFAAFLVLHCIMRALQIFDVERKAKIEASLKRFAQSEKMVSLGKLSAGIAHEINNPLANVLINVELLEKYLQKQNQLDHTCIVKLDAIKRNNERAAKIASELLFFSHNRETELEPIDLNEIIQKTFELIGSRQNFYDFHLDLDDIPDINGIPWKVEEVILNLLMNAMEATPQGGRIEVMTRVEGLNLCCMIQDQGTGVREEDMKFVFDPFFTTKEPGKGTGLGLAICFGIMELHGGEILINSRMGEGTAIRLLFPLPERSLQ; translated from the coding sequence ATGATTGCTGAAACAGGTTTTTTTGTTCTTTATCTGTTCTATGGGCTGGTGTTCTTCACCATCGGATCAGCGATCACATCAAGGGACCTGCGCCTCAGTGACCTGAAAGTGGCCCGGGTATTGTGGATCTTTGCGCTGTTTGCCTATGCTCATGGCCTGAGCGAATGGCTTGAACTCTTCTTGGGTATGAATTATGCGCATTTCCAGGGGGCATATTCTCTCGATTGGGAGCTCGCTAAACTCCTTCTCCTTGGGCTTTCATATGGTCTTTTACTTTGGTTTGGCCTCGCATTATTGTTGCTGAACAAGATTACCCGCACGATCGGGGCGATTCTCATCGCGTTGGTCGTTGTTCTGGCCGTCGGTCCAATCATCAATCTTTCTTTGTATGGTGATCTGTTTCAATACGAACTTTATGTACGTAATTTTATAGCCCTTCCCGGGGCTGCAATCGCCGGGTACGGATTCGTTCGCTATGCTGCAACTGTCGAATCTCTGAGCCGGCACGGAGCACGAAATCTCAAACTTGCAGGATTTGCAATTATGTTGTACGGGGTTTTTGCGGGGGCGTTTCCCTCCGGGGCAAACGTTTTCGGGGCTCCCATAGAAATCTACCGAGCCTTTGCGGCCTTCCTGGTGTTGCACTGTATTATGCGTGCGTTACAGATATTTGATGTTGAGCGAAAGGCTAAAATCGAAGCAAGTCTCAAACGTTTTGCGCAAAGTGAAAAGATGGTCTCTTTGGGGAAACTTTCTGCCGGTATTGCTCATGAAATTAACAATCCTCTGGCAAATGTACTGATCAATGTTGAATTACTGGAGAAATATCTGCAAAAACAAAATCAGTTGGACCACACCTGCATTGTTAAGCTTGATGCGATCAAGCGTAACAATGAAAGGGCAGCCAAAATTGCCAGTGAACTTTTGTTTTTCTCACACAATCGGGAAACAGAACTGGAACCGATTGATCTGAATGAGATAATTCAGAAGACTTTCGAGTTGATTGGCAGCCGCCAGAATTTCTACGATTTCCACCTCGACCTTGATGATATCCCCGACATTAATGGCATCCCCTGGAAGGTTGAAGAGGTTATTCTGAACCTGCTGATGAATGCTATGGAAGCGACACCACAGGGTGGCAGGATTGAGGTGATGACCCGGGTCGAGGGCCTTAACCTCTGTTGCATGATCCAGGATCAGGGCACCGGTGTCCGCGAAGAAGATATGAAGTTTGTCTTCGACCCATTTTTTACGACAAAGGAGCCGGGGAAAGGGACCGGACTTGGGTTGGCCATATGTTTTGGTATTATGGAGTTGCATGGCGGTGAAATTCTTATCAACAGCAGGATGGGTGAGGGAACGGCAATCAGACTTCTCTTCCCCTTGCCAGAAAGATCACTTCAATGA